The sequence below is a genomic window from Trichosurus vulpecula isolate mTriVul1 chromosome 5, mTriVul1.pri, whole genome shotgun sequence.
ttaaaattaaTTACAAACGGGGAAAATTGATTCGCTGAACTATGAAAAAGGAAGTTTAATGAAATGATGGTATCTTTAAGGATTTATCCTCAGCCACTACACATATTACATAAACAACTAGTGAAAATttttacagagaaaagaaaacaacacaagTACCTTTAAGCAAGTTGCGCTTGTTAGATAAATTTCTGAGAGGGCAAATAATCTCTGCCACAAAAGTGCCCAGTAAAATAGCATATTTGAATAAagttccagagaggttaaagaatAACATGACAGTTATCTTCAATTGATGGAGGTGCAGCTTGCTGGAGGTGATAGTAGGGAGAAGAAAGTCACTGATAAAACTGAAAAGAACTTTAAGTGTAACCACTTTTGAAGggtcagggaaaaaaaatccgaAGAGCCACCATTTTGGCCTCAAAGGACCATTGCAATTAAGCAGTTACAGCACATTTAACACTAAAAACTGAAGACCAACAGCTTTTTCCACCCTTCTGATGCAAAATTCAGTAGTCCACACAGtatttccacacacacacaaaaaaaatccttaaaattgTCGTGTAAgcaaaccaaagaaaataaattgctaCAAAACACTCCATTGTTCTTCGATGAAATTTTTCAAGtgtctgacttttaaaaatgagtttttttaactggaaaaaaatcaactGAAACAGTGTTTAAAGTATGAAAGGTCAGTCACGTTTCACAGCATAATTGTCGCAATAATTTATATACTGCATTGCCAAGTCACAATTCAGCCATTTCATTAACAGTGTACAAACAAAGTCCTTGGTTATATTTATAGTATAAAGTCTGctgtagatattttaaaaactggTTTATACCCCAAACTCCAATATTATATCTCCGTTTTCCGGGTTATTGTAACACGAATAATCTTAACGACGCAGAGGTTCAAGTTTTCGTAACTTCACTGTAGATCTCGACAACAAAGCATCTTGGTTGGAAGAATACACCATATCTGAGGACCGGAACAATACTCTACCGCGATgattaaatacataaaaagatgGGTGGTTCcttaatgtgtcaagtgtcttattTTTCAGTTCTGAAGTAGCATCCATGTCTTTAAACTCCCCTGCAAGATGGACTATACCATAACAGGTAACTGCAAAGGCCATCAGCGTTTGGAGGACGATATCGATGGGCAGatcttcatcttccttttctgttaggcGCATATAGGAACGATGTTGCGCAGCAGAGAAGGCAGCGTGGGCCAGCGCGAAGAGGCCCAGCCCCACCAGCCCTTTCCACAGAGAAGTCGCCATGATTCCCGAGGAACGGAGGAAACAGCTACGGCAACTACGACGGTGACTGCGACGGCAACGCAGCTCCTCCGGAGCCCGCGGCTTGTGGCACTAACGGCGCGGAGTGATGGCGTCACGATGCTCGGCGAATGGAAAAAgcgaaaggggagagggaagaggagggggagggggaaaggaccggaaggaggagggagcagaggaagaaggaagaggaagggcacGCCTCGGGGAAAGGACACGAGATTCTGAGGAGGTCTCGCGGGCTCCTGTCGACCCcgtgaggaaagaaaagagccctatagctttttttttttttctctttttcccccaatcGTCGTCCCGTTGGCTCTCTGCAGCACGTAACGTTTGAACCAAACTTACGTCGTGGCTGCCTGACCGACGCTGTGGAAAGGGCGTTGCCTTGTGCGTCACAGGACCAGAATGTCGACTGCACTTTACCGCTCCGGCCAAAGTTCCCTTCTCGGTCGTTTAATCTTTTCATGTTATGTGTAAAGTAACTAGATGAcgatgataattaataatatctggcatttatatagcctaTTGAAGTCCCCTTTAGCTCCGAACCTTAATGCCACATTTCGTTTCCTCCAGCTTCCGTggcccagttttctcttctcagTCCCTCTCCCAGATTTCTCTACATGGCCCTTCTCGCTTTCCCTTGGCAATTTAATTCGCTCCTAAGGTTTCAAAAATTATCTCCATCAAAATGACATCTACACAcacaatatttatatatatttcgAGGTTATATGTTTACAATATTTTGAGATGCTGTATTTACAATAATTAAGATATACAATATTTTGAGATTACATTATATACTGCATTGCTTTTGATATAtacacaatattttaaaattttatacgcAATTTTTAGATAAGTTTGGCTGTCATTTTGatggaaataatttttgaaaCCTTAGGAGTGAATAAAATTGCCAAGGACAGTGTGCAAAGGGTCATAGGAGAAACTTGGAAGAAGACcagatatgcatatattttaattatgtaatcatatatatgatatataatgttttatataGAGATATGAGATTGCCAAGGGAGAGTGCAAAGAACCATGGGGAGAAACGTGGGAGAACACCCAATAGCTATATAAATTAGATAGATAATGTAGAGGTAAATATATAGAGATGAATCTACATCCAACTATCCCGCTgatacctcaaattcaacatcttACTGTCTACCTAGtatcttttcctctaaatttACTGTTCCTCCTAGATTTCAAGATTTGTCAGTGGCAACACCATTCACTCATCCTCCCATGTGCAGAATTTTGACTCTCTTCTCTGTCATCCTGTTACTAAGCTAATTCTCTCTATAATAGTTTCCACCTCATTCTCTCTATTCCCACCATAACCCTTCTTAACATGTTGGATTATTGCAGCAATTCCCTAACAAGTCTTTCTGCctactttttctcttccccacctaggccttcctctttttttttttttttgagggaagggtaggtaaatttcattctttttaattgttttaaattttttttacattgctaGCTGTCCCAAGGACTCTCCACCCACCAACCCACACATTTAGAACTGTCCCCACACAACAAAAAAGTACAGCTGAGCAAAATACAGACTTTGGCTATGTATGACAAGGTTGGAAAGAGAtatattctatttttcctttcaaatatggtGGGCATTGTGTAAGCATGGGTACCCAACCCACAATACATCTAGGGAACATGTTGGGGagaacttatttttgttttttttaaatcaagtcaTCTTTTCTTCACTGTTTTATCTTCTGCTTCACAGAATGGCCTAATATTCCTATAATCGTGGGCCTCTGGTAGATAAACTGGAATGGATTTTGGAGATTAAGTTCAGGTTAATACTAAGGAGCAGTTACACTTTTTTGAACCTAAAACACCTTGTCTAATCTCCTGGGTACATGTATACCCCAGGTTGGAGATGCCTGATTTACATAATGACAACTGTTCATTTTGACAGAATGCTGAGTTCAATAACAGAAAAATCCTCTCCCTaattctaaagaaaataattgaaaagaaaatagcatATTTGGAGGaaaatgctaaaaagaaaaagggacaTGCCAGTATCTTTTTTTCTGCTCTATTTTGTTTTGGGATAT
It includes:
- the MMGT1 gene encoding membrane magnesium transporter 1, which codes for MATSLWKGLVGLGLFALAHAAFSAAQHRSYMRLTEKEDEDLPIDIVLQTLMAFAVTCYGIVHLAGEFKDMDATSELKNKTLDTLRNHPSFYVFNHRGRVLFRSSDMVYSSNQDALLSRSTVKLRKLEPLRR